A single Planctomycetota bacterium DNA region contains:
- a CDS encoding enoyl-CoA hydratase/isomerase family protein: MSDFKYLKLSFPEPDLAWLVLDDPHKSANILSRVVLEELNACLDQLVARGNVTGLVIASAKPGIFVAGADLREFVAQKSPTRETVIAIAAQGRELFMRLSKMPFVTVAAIDGMCVGGGAELAIWCDRRLVTNNPKAQFGFPEVKLGMFPGWGGTVRFPRVAGLGNAAELITSGESIDGRALALMGVATDCVAPEHLEAAARQLVREEQKSKAYLADRKRWAQPIEMSETELTFLGATAAAFIQQQTKGQYPAPVAALELLLAASSVEQDEAGRQESESFAELFGTPINRSLINVFFLTDRNKKDPGIAAKDIKPAAVKSMAVIGAGIMGSGITAASIKRDITVALTDSRPDSLANGARKALEEASYNKATKGPDVEKALKLAPLLRATTADEELAQADLVIEAIIEQPAAKQELYARLEPHLGPNTILASNTSAISIGQLAEGLKHPDRFVGIHFFNPVRQMPLVEIIRGPKTSDQTVATAVAYAKAVGKSPIVMNDGPGFLVNRLLLPYMNEALELVAEGVSLKAVDDAAKRFGMPMGPLVLYDVVGLDTALHAGHVMHQAFPDRVRESPILTALVKAGRLGQKTGRGLFKYDGKKPRAIDDPEVAALLAPHIKPGATMKDKQITERLFLPMVLEATRILAEKIVRDPRDVDLGLIFGIGFPPFKGGLLFWADTLGAAKVVEMLKPYESLGARYQPTPMLLELAKSGRRFYEEGPG, translated from the coding sequence ATGTCTGATTTCAAGTATTTGAAACTATCGTTCCCCGAACCCGATCTGGCCTGGCTGGTGCTCGACGACCCGCACAAAAGCGCGAATATCCTCTCGCGCGTGGTGCTCGAGGAGCTGAACGCTTGCCTCGATCAACTAGTGGCGCGGGGTAACGTCACCGGCCTGGTCATCGCCTCGGCCAAGCCGGGCATCTTTGTCGCCGGCGCGGACCTGCGCGAGTTCGTGGCGCAGAAGTCGCCGACCCGCGAAACTGTGATCGCCATCGCCGCGCAAGGACGCGAGCTCTTCATGCGCTTGTCCAAGATGCCGTTCGTCACCGTGGCCGCTATCGACGGCATGTGCGTCGGTGGCGGGGCCGAGCTGGCCATCTGGTGCGATCGCCGGCTGGTCACGAACAATCCCAAGGCCCAGTTCGGCTTTCCCGAGGTGAAGCTCGGCATGTTCCCGGGCTGGGGCGGCACGGTTCGCTTCCCACGAGTGGCGGGCCTGGGCAACGCCGCCGAACTAATCACCAGCGGCGAGTCGATCGACGGTCGCGCGCTGGCTTTGATGGGAGTCGCCACCGATTGCGTCGCGCCGGAACACCTCGAAGCAGCCGCGCGGCAACTGGTCCGGGAAGAGCAGAAGTCGAAGGCCTATCTCGCCGACCGCAAGCGTTGGGCCCAGCCGATCGAAATGTCCGAGACCGAGCTGACCTTCCTGGGGGCGACGGCCGCCGCGTTCATTCAACAGCAGACCAAGGGGCAATACCCGGCGCCGGTGGCGGCGCTGGAACTGCTGCTGGCCGCATCGAGCGTCGAGCAGGACGAGGCGGGACGCCAAGAGTCGGAATCGTTCGCCGAACTGTTCGGCACGCCGATCAACCGCTCGTTGATCAACGTCTTTTTCCTGACCGACCGGAACAAGAAAGACCCTGGCATCGCCGCCAAGGACATCAAACCGGCGGCGGTGAAGAGCATGGCGGTGATTGGCGCAGGCATCATGGGCTCGGGCATCACGGCCGCCAGCATCAAGCGCGACATCACCGTGGCCCTGACTGATTCGCGCCCCGATTCGCTGGCCAACGGCGCGCGCAAGGCCCTGGAAGAAGCGTCGTATAACAAGGCCACCAAGGGGCCCGACGTCGAAAAGGCGCTGAAGCTCGCGCCGCTGCTGCGCGCGACGACCGCCGATGAAGAACTGGCGCAGGCCGATCTGGTGATCGAAGCGATCATCGAGCAGCCCGCCGCCAAGCAGGAACTCTACGCGCGGCTTGAACCACACCTGGGCCCGAACACGATCCTGGCCAGCAACACGTCGGCCATCTCGATCGGCCAACTGGCCGAAGGGTTGAAACATCCCGACCGATTCGTGGGGATTCACTTCTTCAACCCGGTTCGACAGATGCCGCTGGTCGAGATTATTCGCGGGCCAAAGACCAGCGACCAGACCGTGGCTACGGCCGTCGCCTATGCCAAAGCGGTCGGCAAGTCGCCGATCGTGATGAACGACGGGCCCGGCTTTCTGGTCAATCGGCTGTTGCTGCCGTACATGAACGAAGCGCTCGAACTGGTGGCCGAAGGGGTCTCGCTCAAGGCGGTTGACGACGCGGCCAAGCGGTTCGGCATGCCCATGGGACCGCTCGTGCTTTACGACGTGGTTGGGCTCGACACAGCACTGCACGCCGGCCACGTGATGCACCAGGCGTTTCCCGACCGTGTGCGCGAGTCGCCGATTCTCACGGCGCTCGTCAAGGCAGGCCGACTGGGGCAGAAGACCGGGCGTGGCTTGTTCAAGTACGACGGCAAAAAGCCGCGGGCGATCGACGATCCCGAGGTCGCGGCGTTGCTGGCCCCGCACATCAAGCCGGGCGCGACGATGAAGGACAAGCAGATCACCGAGCGGTTGTTCCTGCCGATGGTGCTTGAAGCGACGCGGATTCTGGCCGAAAAGATCGTTCGCGATCCACGCGACGTTGATCTGGGGCTGATCTTCGGCATTGGCTTCCCGCCGTTCAAAGGGGGGCTGCTGTTCTGGGCCGATACGCTGGGGGCGGCCAAGGTGGTCGAAATGCTGAAGCCGTACGAATCGCTCGGCGCGCGGTACCAGCCGACGCCCATGCTGCTTGAGTTAGCCAAGTCCGGCCGCCGGTTCTACGAAGAAGGGCCAGGATAG
- a CDS encoding long-chain fatty acid--CoA ligase, whose translation MPTAETAIASRPGDEPITSIFFRRVAEKAGETAIIARRGDALRPHTWGELGDDVRRFAAGLVRDGVSAGDRVVVISPNRYEWIVADLGTQLARAVHVPIHAALSGPQIAWQIADAGAQLVFLSGLEQAEKLAGSVDALRGRVRWVSFDSCVSLSLPMSVETLTEFTADISPAQLARVTDNLPAIKPSDLCTILYTSGTTGEPKGVMLSHGNLAFNAVSSLDAFGPQAGDRRLSWLPLSHIFARTCDAFTWIAQGCEMVLADAPETVVPQCKEYHPTLMNGVPYFFEKVQRYVTTQQEQGNNITLAEVFGGRLRAGIAGGAPLPLHVGEYYRAQGVRLLEGYGLTETSPVISTCTHLAHKLGTVGPPIPGVEVKIADDGEILTRGPHVMQGYWRKPEATAEIVRGGWLHTGDLGKIDAEGYLKITGRKKDLIVTSGGKNIAPTYLEGLLSADPFIRQVVVIGDRRNFLSALIVPEPDQLRPWVFARELQVTSVAEALAHPEVRQLFRQNIDERLKGVSRYEQIGDFVLLDRGLTVENGELTPTLKLRRGVIAEHFAEQIEAMYQRTRVHCSP comes from the coding sequence ATGCCAACTGCTGAAACAGCGATCGCAAGCAGGCCCGGCGATGAGCCGATCACGTCGATCTTCTTTCGTCGCGTGGCGGAAAAGGCCGGCGAGACGGCAATCATCGCCCGGCGCGGTGACGCATTGCGTCCGCACACCTGGGGAGAGCTGGGTGACGATGTTCGCCGCTTCGCCGCTGGACTTGTTCGCGATGGCGTCTCGGCCGGCGATCGCGTGGTGGTGATTTCCCCCAATCGGTACGAATGGATCGTCGCCGACCTGGGGACGCAACTCGCCCGCGCGGTTCATGTACCCATCCATGCCGCGTTGTCGGGTCCGCAGATCGCCTGGCAAATCGCCGACGCCGGGGCGCAATTGGTGTTCCTGTCCGGCCTGGAACAAGCCGAGAAACTGGCGGGCAGCGTCGATGCGTTGCGTGGCCGCGTTCGTTGGGTCTCGTTCGATTCGTGCGTTAGCCTGTCGCTGCCCATGTCCGTCGAAACGCTGACCGAGTTCACGGCGGATATATCGCCCGCGCAACTCGCCCGAGTGACCGACAACTTGCCGGCCATCAAGCCGAGCGATTTGTGTACGATTCTCTACACGTCGGGCACCACGGGGGAGCCCAAGGGGGTGATGCTGTCGCACGGCAATTTGGCGTTCAACGCGGTTTCGTCGCTCGACGCGTTCGGGCCGCAGGCCGGCGACCGGCGGCTCTCCTGGCTGCCGCTGAGTCACATTTTTGCCCGCACGTGCGACGCATTTACCTGGATCGCCCAAGGGTGCGAGATGGTCCTGGCCGACGCTCCCGAAACGGTCGTGCCGCAGTGCAAGGAATACCACCCCACGTTGATGAACGGCGTGCCGTACTTCTTTGAAAAGGTACAGCGCTACGTCACCACGCAACAGGAACAAGGGAACAACATCACCCTCGCCGAAGTGTTCGGCGGAAGGTTGCGGGCCGGCATCGCCGGCGGCGCGCCGTTGCCGCTACACGTGGGCGAGTATTACCGCGCGCAGGGCGTGCGATTGCTCGAAGGCTACGGCCTGACCGAGACGTCGCCCGTGATTTCGACGTGTACGCACCTGGCTCACAAGCTGGGGACCGTCGGGCCGCCGATTCCTGGCGTCGAAGTCAAGATCGCCGACGATGGCGAGATTCTGACCCGCGGGCCGCACGTCATGCAGGGTTATTGGCGCAAGCCCGAGGCGACGGCCGAAATCGTGCGCGGCGGCTGGCTGCATACCGGCGACCTCGGCAAGATCGATGCCGAAGGTTACCTGAAGATCACGGGTCGCAAGAAGGACCTGATCGTCACCTCAGGCGGCAAGAACATCGCGCCGACCTACCTGGAAGGCTTGCTGTCGGCCGATCCGTTCATTCGCCAGGTGGTGGTGATCGGCGACCGGCGGAATTTCTTGTCGGCGCTGATTGTGCCCGAGCCCGATCAGTTGCGTCCCTGGGTGTTCGCACGCGAGTTGCAAGTCACGTCGGTGGCCGAGGCGTTGGCCCATCCCGAAGTGCGGCAGTTGTTCCGCCAGAACATCGACGAGCGACTGAAAGGGGTCTCGCGCTACGAGCAGATTGGCGATTTCGTCCTGTTGGACCGGGGGCTGACGGTCGAGAATGGCGAGCTGACGCCGACGCTCAAACTGCGCCGCGGCGTGATTGCCGAGCATTTTGCCGAACAAATCGAGGCCATGTACCAGCGGACACGGGTTCATTGCAGTCCTTAA
- a CDS encoding ABC transporter ATP-binding protein codes for MSAPPGPIIAARGLSYTFAGRTEPTLRDVSLSIAPGEFVVLAGRTGSGKSTLLRALSGWLAQHGRGQLAGEVRIASHDARGLSRRELASCIGLTQQSLDDQFCTTSIDDEIAFGLANLQWSSEQIAERQEQAVARFGLGEVRRTPIHLLSGGEKQRLLLACWWAMRLRALLLDEPLAQLDPQAAHELLDELARLHREGMTIVVAEHRLEELLPRAGRLLVIDEGAVVADVAAQDAEAVADALQQGRLALPDTLRLSLAAGGCATGEVPPIQAVSAMPSGDAELCRVSQLGVQFPDAVAPIWRDVSFSIRAGERVAIIGPNGSGKSTLLATLAGLMRPKSGAIAWSVGNASQPPVGLLPQNPDLALLTSSVRDELAFSPRQAGLTEGEVATRIDVAAQRFELNHLLDELPQSLSQGERLRVALASLAAMQPAVLLLDEPTTGQDQRHVAALMETLVRAVAERSWLQALAFATHDLHAVLAHATRVLVLANGQLQADCSPERLLDDHELRETARLRLPPLFELRDRLGLKGRSLADMMAELAARRAGEGA; via the coding sequence GTGAGTGCGCCCCCAGGGCCGATCATCGCCGCGCGCGGGCTGAGCTATACGTTTGCCGGCCGCACGGAACCGACGCTGCGCGATGTATCATTGTCCATTGCTCCCGGCGAGTTCGTCGTCTTGGCGGGGCGAACCGGTTCGGGCAAAAGCACGCTGCTCAGGGCGCTGTCCGGTTGGCTCGCTCAGCATGGTCGTGGGCAGCTCGCCGGCGAAGTGCGCATCGCTAGCCATGATGCGCGCGGTTTGTCTCGTCGAGAGTTGGCCAGTTGCATTGGCCTGACGCAGCAAAGCCTGGACGATCAGTTCTGCACGACGAGCATCGACGACGAAATCGCCTTCGGTCTGGCGAATCTGCAATGGTCGAGTGAGCAGATTGCCGAGCGCCAGGAGCAAGCCGTCGCACGATTCGGTTTGGGTGAGGTGCGGCGCACGCCGATCCATCTGCTTTCCGGTGGCGAAAAGCAGCGGCTGCTGCTGGCCTGTTGGTGGGCGATGCGACTGCGGGCGTTGTTGCTCGACGAGCCGCTAGCCCAGCTCGATCCGCAGGCCGCCCACGAGTTGCTCGACGAACTGGCGCGCTTGCATCGGGAAGGCATGACGATCGTCGTGGCCGAACACCGGCTCGAGGAGTTGTTGCCGCGGGCCGGACGCTTGCTGGTGATTGACGAGGGGGCCGTCGTCGCCGACGTGGCGGCGCAAGATGCCGAAGCGGTAGCCGACGCGCTACAGCAGGGTCGCCTGGCGCTCCCGGACACGTTGCGGCTCTCGCTGGCCGCCGGGGGTTGCGCGACCGGCGAGGTGCCGCCGATACAAGCGGTCAGTGCGATGCCGAGTGGTGACGCCGAGTTATGTCGCGTGTCTCAACTAGGTGTGCAGTTTCCCGACGCGGTTGCGCCAATCTGGCGCGACGTTTCTTTTTCGATACGAGCAGGTGAGCGTGTGGCGATCATCGGGCCGAACGGCTCGGGCAAGAGCACGCTGCTGGCGACGTTGGCCGGCTTGATGCGACCAAAGTCCGGGGCGATTGCTTGGTCCGTTGGCAATGCGAGTCAGCCGCCGGTTGGGCTGCTGCCCCAGAATCCTGATCTGGCTTTGTTAACGTCGAGCGTGCGCGACGAGCTGGCGTTCAGTCCGCGTCAGGCGGGGCTCACCGAGGGCGAAGTAGCAACGCGGATCGACGTGGCAGCCCAGCGGTTCGAGTTGAATCATTTGCTTGACGAGTTGCCACAGTCGCTCAGCCAAGGAGAGCGGTTGCGCGTCGCGCTGGCGAGCCTGGCGGCCATGCAGCCAGCGGTGTTGCTGCTCGATGAGCCGACCACGGGGCAAGATCAACGCCACGTGGCGGCGTTGATGGAAACTCTGGTCCGCGCGGTGGCCGAGCGGTCCTGGCTGCAAGCGTTGGCTTTCGCCACGCACGACCTGCACGCGGTGTTGGCCCACGCCACCCGGGTGTTGGTGCTGGCCAACGGGCAGTTGCAGGCCGATTGCTCGCCAGAACGACTACTCGACGATCACGAACTGCGCGAGACGGCCCGATTGCGTCTGCCGCCGCTGTTTGAGTTGCGCGATCGATTGGGGCTGAAAGGCCGCTCGCTCGCTGACATGATGGCCGAACTTGCCGCGCGGCGAGCAGGGGAGGGGGCATGA
- a CDS encoding sodium:solute symporter: MSDTPSAGLGVLVALALVIGISGWLGLLAQRVVERGSFVKGFFLGNRGLGTWAMALTATVQSGGTFMGVPSLIYSHGWIVALWIGPYMLVPLTAFSVLGKRLGQLSRQTAAITLPDMFRGRFESASVGLVMSFLIMFYMSFMLVAQFKAGAILMQLSIPGTGALAIAEDGHAALNWSYYLGLIVFAVTVVGYTMAGGFLASVWTDLFQSVLMLVGVAILLLLVIPMAGGLEVGSREAIKQTSSAYVFGPGYVEKGGEFLSPSLAMSMFFIWIFGGMASPASMVRVMATRNTAVLRRSIFCLGTYNLFIYIPLICICVAARALIPNLPAAQSDQIIPRLALLTTHELPGGSFLAGLILAAPFGAVMATVSSFLLVMASGIVRDVYLHFIHPHAPDARVKLITHVVMGCIGLAAVIAVLKPPDYLQNLIVFGTTCSACSLLMPAMMACYWRRATAAGTLASMIVGSLSVWSLYAFGVAQTGAFKPLRPWGLDPTIFGMAASCVLGIGVSLLTRPPREELLRRLFDESDAPAPSTPSPR; this comes from the coding sequence ATGAGTGACACCCCCTCGGCCGGGCTCGGCGTGCTGGTGGCGCTGGCGCTGGTGATCGGCATCTCGGGCTGGCTGGGACTGTTGGCCCAGCGCGTGGTCGAGCGCGGCTCGTTCGTCAAAGGCTTCTTCCTGGGCAATCGAGGTCTCGGCACCTGGGCCATGGCCCTGACCGCCACGGTGCAAAGCGGCGGCACGTTCATGGGCGTCCCCTCGTTGATCTACAGCCACGGCTGGATCGTCGCCCTGTGGATCGGTCCCTACATGCTCGTGCCGCTGACCGCGTTTTCGGTGCTGGGCAAGCGACTGGGGCAACTGTCACGTCAGACGGCGGCGATCACACTGCCCGACATGTTTCGCGGCCGGTTTGAAAGCGCCAGCGTCGGACTGGTGATGTCGTTCCTGATCATGTTCTACATGTCGTTCATGCTAGTGGCCCAGTTCAAGGCTGGCGCGATTCTGATGCAGTTGTCGATCCCTGGCACCGGCGCGTTGGCCATTGCCGAGGACGGCCATGCCGCGCTCAATTGGAGCTATTACCTGGGGTTGATTGTCTTTGCCGTGACGGTCGTTGGCTACACCATGGCCGGCGGCTTTCTGGCCAGCGTCTGGACCGACCTGTTCCAGAGTGTGTTGATGTTGGTCGGCGTCGCGATCCTGCTGTTGCTAGTGATCCCAATGGCTGGCGGACTGGAAGTGGGTTCGCGCGAGGCCATTAAACAAACGTCGTCGGCCTACGTCTTTGGACCAGGCTATGTCGAGAAGGGGGGCGAATTCCTCTCTCCCTCGTTGGCCATGTCGATGTTCTTCATCTGGATCTTCGGCGGCATGGCGTCGCCGGCCAGCATGGTCCGCGTAATGGCCACGCGCAACACCGCGGTGCTGCGGCGATCGATCTTCTGCCTGGGTACGTACAACTTGTTCATTTACATCCCGCTCATTTGCATCTGCGTGGCCGCCCGCGCGCTGATCCCGAACTTGCCGGCCGCGCAGTCCGACCAGATCATTCCGCGTCTGGCGCTGCTGACCACGCACGAGCTGCCGGGGGGCTCGTTTCTGGCTGGCTTGATCCTGGCGGCGCCGTTTGGCGCGGTCATGGCCACGGTCAGTTCGTTCTTGCTGGTGATGGCTTCGGGAATTGTCCGCGACGTTTATCTTCACTTCATTCATCCCCACGCGCCCGATGCTCGGGTCAAGCTGATCACGCACGTTGTCATGGGGTGCATCGGCCTGGCCGCCGTGATTGCCGTGCTCAAGCCGCCGGATTACCTGCAGAACCTGATCGTCTTTGGCACCACTTGCAGCGCGTGTTCGCTGCTGATGCCGGCCATGATGGCATGTTACTGGCGGCGGGCGACGGCGGCTGGGACGCTGGCCTCGATGATTGTCGGCTCGTTATCGGTATGGAGTTTGTACGCCTTTGGCGTCGCTCAGACCGGCGCGTTCAAACCACTTCGCCCGTGGGGACTCGATCCGACGATCTTCGGCATGGCGGCTTCGTGCGTCTTGGGCATTGGCGTCAGCCTGCTGACGCGGCCCCCACGCGAGGAACTACTCCGCCGCCTGTTCGACGAATCCGACGCGCCCGCGCCGTCAACGCCGTCGCCACGTTAG
- a CDS encoding acetyl-CoA C-acyltransferase yields the protein MSHAVIVDAVRTPVGRAHAEKGWFRNVRSDDLAVAVVKAIVERTKIDPEVIEDLILGNTQQQGEQGFCVARHVGLMAGLPMATGGATVNRLCGSSLQAINQASHAVVAGAEDVQIVGGLEHMLHIPMDKDIDLNPKLFARTSKGALLMGVTAEFLAQSQGISREEQDAFALRSHQRAAAAHQAGEFRREMIPIWGHNEAGERFLVDVDQCIRFDASAEALAALKPAFMPVVGTVTAGNSSPLNDGAAVVLIMSEARARELGLKPLVRILATAIVGVDPAVMGTGPVPAVQKVLKRAGMSLKDIDLIEINEAFAAQTIACCRTLDIDQEKLNVRGGAIAIGHPLGASGARIAATLVNAMVDRNAEIALATMCIGLGQGVATIFERVN from the coding sequence ATGTCCCACGCCGTAATTGTCGATGCCGTCCGTACGCCGGTCGGGCGCGCGCACGCTGAAAAAGGTTGGTTCCGCAACGTCCGATCCGACGACTTGGCGGTTGCCGTCGTCAAGGCGATTGTCGAGCGAACCAAAATCGATCCCGAGGTGATCGAGGACTTGATCCTGGGGAACACCCAGCAGCAAGGGGAGCAAGGCTTCTGCGTGGCGCGGCACGTGGGCCTGATGGCCGGGCTGCCAATGGCCACCGGCGGGGCCACGGTAAATCGACTGTGTGGGTCCAGCTTGCAGGCGATTAACCAGGCGTCGCACGCCGTCGTGGCCGGGGCCGAGGATGTGCAAATCGTCGGCGGGCTGGAGCACATGCTTCACATTCCGATGGACAAAGACATTGACCTGAACCCCAAGCTCTTCGCGCGGACCAGCAAAGGCGCGCTGCTGATGGGGGTGACGGCCGAGTTCCTGGCGCAAAGCCAGGGCATCTCGCGCGAAGAGCAAGACGCCTTCGCCCTGCGCAGTCATCAACGGGCCGCAGCCGCGCACCAGGCGGGCGAGTTCCGCCGCGAGATGATCCCGATCTGGGGTCACAACGAAGCTGGCGAGCGATTCCTGGTGGACGTCGACCAGTGCATCCGCTTCGATGCGTCGGCCGAAGCGCTGGCCGCGCTGAAGCCGGCCTTTATGCCCGTCGTTGGCACAGTCACCGCAGGGAATAGCTCGCCGCTGAACGATGGCGCGGCCGTGGTGCTGATCATGTCCGAGGCGCGGGCACGCGAGCTGGGTTTGAAACCACTGGTGCGTATTCTGGCCACGGCCATCGTCGGCGTCGACCCGGCCGTGATGGGGACCGGGCCGGTACCTGCCGTGCAGAAGGTTCTGAAACGCGCCGGCATGAGCTTGAAGGACATCGACCTGATCGAAATCAACGAAGCCTTCGCGGCCCAGACGATCGCCTGCTGCCGAACGCTCGACATCGATCAAGAGAAGCTGAACGTGCGTGGCGGGGCGATCGCGATTGGCCACCCCCTGGGGGCCAGCGGCGCCCGCATCGCCGCCACGCTGGTCAATGCCATGGTTGACCGGAACGCCGAGATCGCGCTGGCCACGATGTGCATCGGCCTGGGCCAGGGTGTGGCGACGATTTTTGAACGTGTCAACTAA